One part of the Armatimonadota bacterium genome encodes these proteins:
- a CDS encoding SGNH/GDSL hydrolase family protein codes for MKDTIVLFQGDSTTDCGRDYNNPADLGPGYPMMIAAAYGAKYPEDRVVFVNRGISGNRVRDLQERWQEDCIDIKPDVVSILIGINDTWRRYDSNDPTSADLFEQGYRDILTRTRENTDALIVMMDPFVLPYPQDRLAWREDLDPKIQVVRNLAREFKAVLIPLDGIFAQAICRREPQYWAADGVHPTLYGHALIARQWLDTVEELGIL; via the coding sequence ATGAAAGACACGATAGTATTGTTTCAGGGAGATAGCACAACAGATTGCGGAAGAGATTATAATAACCCAGCCGATCTCGGCCCGGGTTATCCTATGATGATAGCCGCGGCATATGGGGCTAAATATCCTGAAGATAGAGTAGTTTTTGTAAACCGGGGTATCAGTGGTAACAGAGTCAGAGACCTTCAGGAGCGCTGGCAGGAAGACTGCATAGATATCAAACCAGATGTGGTCTCCATACTGATCGGGATCAACGATACCTGGCGCCGTTATGACAGCAATGATCCGACGTCTGCCGATTTGTTCGAGCAGGGCTACCGTGATATACTTACTCGCACGCGCGAAAACACCGATGCTCTTATTGTTATGATGGATCCGTTCGTGCTGCCTTATCCTCAAGACCGTCTAGCCTGGCGCGAAGACCTGGACCCCAAGATTCAAGTGGTTCGAAATCTTGCCAGGGAATTTAAGGCAGTTCTGATACCGCTGGATGGAATATTTGCTCAGGCCATATGCCGGAGGGAGCCTCAATATTGGGCGGCGGATGGTGTTCATCCCACGCTATATGGTCATGCTTTGATAGCGAGGCAGTGGCTGGATACTGTGGAGGAGTTGGGGATACTCTAA
- a CDS encoding carbohydrate ABC transporter permease, with amino-acid sequence MNKLGLGTKIILYVILTLGAITMAIPFLWMLSTSIKQPGEVFSTAGGIQWLPAHFFWHDTMVDGKLVRAWWGNYPDAWNAINLPRLYLNSIFVAVCVTVGQVSTSIMAAFSFARLRFPGRDRLFLAYLATMMIPGSVTMIPVFVIFKHLGLINTYSSLIIPGIFSAGGTFMLRQFFMSLPGELEDAAKIDGCGYIGILRNVVVPLSKPAIATITTFTFMGSWGNFMWPLVVTISEQLRTIPIGLTYFIGMNLTNYTQMMATSMMVVIPVILLFVFNQRYFVEGIKMSGFGGR; translated from the coding sequence ATGAATAAGCTGGGACTAGGCACTAAAATTATCTTGTATGTTATTTTGACTTTAGGCGCCATCACTATGGCCATTCCATTCTTGTGGATGTTGAGTACGTCGATCAAGCAGCCTGGGGAGGTTTTCTCAACTGCGGGTGGGATCCAATGGCTTCCCGCCCACTTTTTCTGGCACGATACAATGGTTGATGGAAAGCTGGTCAGAGCATGGTGGGGAAACTATCCGGATGCATGGAATGCTATCAATCTGCCGAGACTTTATCTTAACAGCATATTCGTTGCCGTATGCGTAACCGTGGGTCAGGTTTCAACCAGTATAATGGCTGCGTTCTCGTTTGCGAGGCTTCGCTTTCCGGGTAGAGACAGGCTCTTCCTGGCTTATCTGGCGACTATGATGATCCCCGGATCAGTCACTATGATCCCTGTCTTTGTAATATTTAAACATCTGGGCCTTATCAATACATACTCATCATTGATTATTCCAGGCATTTTCAGCGCAGGCGGAACGTTTATGCTCAGGCAGTTTTTTATGAGTTTGCCCGGCGAGCTTGAGGATGCGGCGAAGATAGATGGCTGCGGGTACATCGGAATTTTGCGCAATGTTGTAGTGCCTCTTTCAAAACCAGCTATTGCCACTATAACAACCTTCACTTTCATGGGGTCATGGGGTAATTTCATGTGGCCTTTAGTTGTCACGATATCAGAGCAGTTGCGTACCATTCCAATCGGCCTTACTTATTTTATTGGAATGAACTTAACCAATTACACTCAGATGATGGCCACATCAATGATGGTTGTTATCCCTGTTATCCTCTTGTTTGTATTCAACCAGAGATACTTCGTCGAAGGAATCAAGATGTCGGGCTTTGGCGGCAGGTAG
- a CDS encoding sugar ABC transporter permease produces the protein MPKKNEPKKRSKINWSGNAFRETVAAYGFLMPNFIGFAIFTAIPVLVSLYMAFTYWNIFSKPVWIGLDNFRSLLWFRHDSGHLVANDPFFWQYLYNTVFFMIGIPLGMAGNLILALMLNQKIKGVVFFRTIYFLPSVSAGVALLILWKYLFNSEVGLLNQFIRNAGSVIYASKPLALLFTLLCAVVLGLLIIGAIAAVLGLLLWICEKLKIYWHESLYKTLVVIAGAAVYILIAMSWNVIFRSIGNFMGTPPNWLGEVSLAKPSLIFMGIWGGIGGFGMILYLAALQGVPRSMYEAAEIDGAGGWKKFWSVTWPMISPTTFYNLIMGIIGGFQGGFMMAKIMTGGGPVGSTTTLEYYLYTTAFENFNMGYASAISWFIFIVVFILTMITWKIGGQLVNYE, from the coding sequence GTGCCTAAGAAAAACGAACCAAAGAAAAGATCGAAGATAAACTGGTCGGGTAATGCTTTTCGCGAAACTGTTGCGGCTTATGGTTTTCTGATGCCCAATTTCATCGGGTTTGCCATATTTACTGCGATCCCGGTATTAGTGTCGCTATATATGGCCTTTACATACTGGAACATCTTCTCGAAGCCGGTGTGGATCGGGCTGGATAACTTTAGGAGTTTGTTGTGGTTTCGTCATGACAGCGGCCACCTGGTCGCAAACGACCCGTTTTTCTGGCAATATCTCTACAACACCGTCTTCTTCATGATCGGCATTCCTCTGGGTATGGCCGGCAATCTGATACTCGCACTGATGCTCAACCAGAAGATCAAAGGAGTAGTGTTTTTCAGGACTATATACTTCCTTCCGTCGGTCTCCGCCGGTGTGGCGCTGTTGATCTTATGGAAGTACCTCTTCAACTCCGAAGTCGGACTCTTGAACCAGTTTATTCGCAATGCCGGCAGCGTAATCTATGCCTCTAAGCCGCTTGCCCTGCTCTTTACACTCTTGTGTGCAGTAGTGCTCGGCCTGCTGATCATAGGCGCGATAGCGGCTGTGCTTGGTCTTTTGCTTTGGATATGTGAAAAGCTGAAAATTTACTGGCATGAGTCACTTTATAAGACTCTCGTAGTTATTGCGGGAGCAGCGGTTTACATTCTGATTGCTATGTCCTGGAATGTCATATTTAGATCGATCGGCAATTTTATGGGTACTCCGCCTAATTGGCTTGGTGAGGTGAGTCTGGCAAAACCCTCTCTGATATTTATGGGTATTTGGGGCGGCATCGGCGGTTTCGGCATGATTCTTTATCTGGCGGCGCTGCAGGGAGTCCCGAGGTCTATGTATGAGGCGGCTGAAATAGATGGTGCCGGTGGTTGGAAGAAGTTCTGGTCTGTAACCTGGCCTATGATAAGTCCGACAACATTTTACAACCTTATCATGGGTATTATCGGAGGTTTCCAGGGTGGATTCATGATGGCTAAAATAATGACCGGAGGTGGGCCGGTCGGCAGCACGACAACCCTCGAGTATTATCTTTACACCACCGCTTTTGAAAATTTCAACATGGGATATGCATCTGCCATATCATGGTTTATCTTTATCGTGGTGTTCATATTGACTATGATAACCTGGAAAATAGGCGGGCAGTTGGTGAACTATGAATAA
- a CDS encoding sugar ABC transporter substrate-binding protein, with translation MKINKALLTFIKGTLPVAGLVLLIVLGIYLSTTAKPSSSKITNIRWVVDPHPIRPTTIAFFEKKNPDIHVINDPEATPQRLLTQLAGNVPPDIMTMYTLDELDKFAKNNLLLDLTPYVKKYKIPVNELWPQLKPYIYYKGKIVGIPENGGNMYMFYNKKLFRQAGVPYPKEGWTWDDYVAAAKKLTIYKVINGRKIAIQKGMYIDNIPCIFIWKYGGRFFSPDGETCLMDSIECKQGIQFWYDLRMKYHVLPTGEETGSMASMGGYGGAFLLFAQSKAAMVITGRYMIPQFRVQKGLEWDVAPYPRGKYTVAPFLSKCYVIPKTCKHKEAALKFLRHILGRENQKLISDYADGLPARNSPQIIKDYIYNPKYPNETKNQLFIDELKFGRDIEWSPYISGADQAAITNAELDKMWLRDQTPEAACNNIAKKINEVIRRNLANPNFLK, from the coding sequence ATGAAAATCAATAAAGCATTGCTGACATTTATAAAAGGAACACTGCCGGTTGCAGGTCTGGTTCTCCTCATAGTTTTAGGTATATACCTATCAACCACTGCAAAGCCGTCTTCGAGCAAAATAACAAATATACGCTGGGTAGTCGACCCGCATCCGATTAGGCCGACAACCATAGCGTTTTTCGAGAAGAAGAACCCCGATATTCATGTCATAAATGATCCGGAGGCAACACCCCAAAGGCTACTTACTCAGCTTGCCGGAAACGTCCCCCCTGATATTATGACGATGTATACCCTAGATGAACTCGATAAATTTGCTAAAAACAACCTCCTGCTTGATCTTACACCATATGTAAAAAAGTATAAAATCCCAGTTAATGAGCTCTGGCCGCAGCTAAAGCCCTACATTTATTATAAAGGCAAGATTGTAGGCATTCCTGAAAACGGCGGCAACATGTACATGTTTTATAATAAAAAGCTTTTCAGGCAGGCCGGAGTGCCTTATCCCAAAGAGGGCTGGACCTGGGACGATTATGTCGCAGCCGCAAAGAAGCTTACCATATATAAGGTGATAAACGGTAGAAAAATTGCAATCCAGAAGGGCATGTATATCGATAACATACCATGCATCTTCATATGGAAATACGGCGGCAGGTTCTTCAGCCCTGATGGCGAAACTTGCCTGATGGATTCTATAGAATGCAAGCAGGGTATTCAATTTTGGTATGACTTGAGAATGAAGTATCATGTGCTTCCCACAGGCGAGGAGACGGGAAGCATGGCCTCGATGGGTGGCTATGGCGGCGCATTTCTACTGTTTGCACAGAGCAAGGCTGCAATGGTTATCACCGGAAGGTATATGATACCTCAGTTTCGAGTGCAAAAAGGTCTGGAATGGGATGTTGCGCCTTATCCTAGGGGAAAATATACGGTCGCGCCATTTCTCAGCAAGTGCTACGTAATTCCTAAAACATGCAAGCATAAAGAAGCTGCGCTCAAATTCCTTCGTCATATTTTGGGCAGGGAAAATCAGAAACTGATATCGGATTACGCGGATGGTCTTCCGGCTCGCAACTCTCCGCAAATAATAAAAGACTATATATATAACCCAAAGTATCCAAACGAGACAAAGAACCAGCTCTTTATAGACGAGCTAAAATTTGGCCGTGATATCGAGTGGTCACCATATATTTCCGGTGCTGATCAGGCTGCTATTACTAACGCCGAGCTGGACAAGATGTGGCTTCGCGATCAGACTCCGGAAGCAGCCTGTAACAATATCGCAAAGAAGATAAATGAAGTGATCCGCCGCAACCTGGCGAATCCTAACTTCTTGAAATGA
- a CDS encoding acyl-CoA dehydratase activase: MSIRIGFDVGSDTVKTVIIREDESIEPLEITRIQGQPIRRVKEILEGICSKTSGKVYMAATGGGAGTLKELIGIDAIHEPNALAAAVDKLYPQVRTVVEMGREAQKYLLFERDAVSGRLLVEDSNLGNKCASGSGSFLDHMAKRLNYSSIEEFAQVALETESPASLSGRCAVFTESDITHLYQKGTPRNRIAAGIHQAISRNYRSAIARGKEFRDKVAFIGGVSENPAVVKYLAEELGLGARLFVPKHNRTLGAIGAALKAESMVDIRDAVKILEEHLKKPIEYPGAEPIRLEKSEIQWKTNKGDLSTSISELSSGLPRDIERAALGVDIGSVSTKAAVVTQIDGKFYVLAAYYRRTDGDPLAAVRDTLAKIDQQLKDAGFNIGKISAATTGSGRYLTGDYIGADLIKNEITAQASGAFAYAEDVDTIFEIGGQDSKYIRLDGDVIIDFEMNKACAAGTGAFLEKQAARLGVPLEDFGDLAIQNTRPPDLDWTCTVFSESAMVYYQQNNVPAADLAAGICLASVKNYLNKNVASRDIGGKIAFQGAVAFNKGMVAAYETALGRKIVVPPYPHITGAVGAARLAYLANPEVSTFRGFDKIAETEYEITSFECKSCANRCDVNTFKIKDGPKYFYNDRCEKYSALQKKNLGEHLPDLFAEREKMMFEIGNSSASAGVSPSLPQHPTPNTQHLKVGVPRGLMFSELFPLYNAFLSELGFEVVVSDQTNKRIVEMGLDVAIGEPCFPFKVAHGHYMDLIEKNVDVIFAPRIISTEQPNSNMRQAQTCPYLQAAPDVISSCVGVTERGIKHVSPVLHFKRGRKHLEKAFVQAGKELGKSAGESKAALEVGLKVLSKFRKWQEKRGAEVLATLAPDQMAFIVVGRPYTLWDPVVNMDIGKKIQDMGILAIPQDFLPLEAADISDHWPNAYSRQIQKKLMAARLIREDSRLKAVVLTYFACGPDSFGNPFFKDEIGEPCYMMQIDEHTADAGVITRIEAFADTASKGAAKKSEQIRTTDTPIVNLHGRRLWLPYVNEAAPLLASALRAYGVDAYALPKSPDPALNLGRKAISEDVCLPALVTTEDIIYRLQQPDFDPDKEAFFQGNSEGPCRFGMYSMLQRRILDKLGFEQVPIVTLGSKSEDGGLGVSFLVLGWDMVVCHDLLFKMVQRTRPYEINKGETDRLFEYYVQKLIDMAPECRKRIESNKLSVFFNTKHLDLMQELLHRAQEDFDKIPKRAEDRLLVGVVGEWLVRLHERANQSILRKLEAEGAETWLAPMSEFFFYAIYIAKVLSNDVMKDVGISLDGIKNRSGYSFYCKIAAREEHALYHATLPYLDGYDDIGPEEVVRNGSEYVNYNFGGEAICSMGKSEDFTKRGVAGIVSVIPFNCMPGNTVTALSQSLRRRHNNIPFLNLDYDGFVDSSRDAKIVNFMWQVKERYQGQKQARREAEEALELSSVEGRKGGSAE, encoded by the coding sequence ATGTCTATAAGAATCGGATTCGACGTTGGGTCGGATACGGTAAAAACCGTCATCATTCGCGAGGATGAATCGATAGAGCCGCTGGAGATCACGCGTATTCAGGGGCAGCCGATAAGGCGCGTCAAAGAAATCCTCGAAGGTATCTGCTCTAAAACGAGCGGCAAGGTTTATATGGCAGCGACCGGCGGCGGCGCCGGAACTTTGAAAGAACTGATCGGAATTGATGCCATACACGAGCCGAATGCGCTCGCTGCAGCAGTGGACAAACTCTACCCCCAGGTGCGCACAGTAGTGGAGATGGGCCGGGAGGCTCAAAAATATCTGCTCTTTGAGCGCGACGCGGTAAGCGGCAGGCTGCTGGTTGAGGATTCCAACCTCGGCAACAAATGCGCGTCAGGCAGCGGGTCTTTTCTCGATCATATGGCAAAGCGGCTCAATTACTCATCGATTGAGGAGTTCGCTCAGGTTGCTCTCGAAACCGAAAGCCCCGCAAGCCTTTCGGGCCGCTGCGCTGTTTTTACCGAGTCGGACATCACGCACTTATATCAGAAAGGAACCCCACGCAATCGAATCGCGGCAGGTATCCATCAGGCTATCAGCCGAAACTATCGCTCGGCTATAGCGCGCGGCAAAGAGTTTCGCGATAAAGTCGCTTTTATCGGCGGTGTATCGGAAAACCCTGCTGTGGTGAAATATCTTGCCGAAGAACTCGGGCTCGGCGCGAGGCTCTTTGTTCCCAAACACAATCGGACCCTCGGAGCCATTGGGGCGGCGCTGAAAGCTGAGTCGATGGTTGACATCCGGGACGCTGTAAAAATACTGGAAGAGCACCTTAAAAAACCAATCGAATACCCAGGCGCGGAGCCTATCAGACTCGAAAAGTCCGAGATCCAGTGGAAGACCAACAAGGGCGATCTCAGCACTTCGATCTCAGAACTCAGTTCTGGGCTTCCCCGCGATATTGAGCGCGCAGCGCTCGGAGTAGATATAGGCTCAGTGAGCACAAAGGCAGCGGTTGTCACACAGATAGACGGCAAGTTTTATGTGCTGGCCGCATATTACCGCCGCACGGACGGCGACCCGCTGGCGGCTGTCCGCGACACTCTTGCAAAAATCGATCAGCAGCTCAAAGACGCAGGATTCAACATAGGAAAGATATCCGCAGCTACTACGGGCAGCGGGCGCTACCTCACAGGTGATTACATAGGCGCGGACCTGATCAAAAATGAGATTACCGCTCAGGCATCGGGCGCATTTGCGTATGCCGAAGACGTCGATACAATTTTTGAGATCGGCGGTCAGGACAGCAAATATATCCGCCTCGACGGCGACGTGATAATCGACTTTGAGATGAACAAGGCATGCGCAGCCGGCACTGGCGCTTTTCTTGAAAAGCAGGCTGCTCGGCTTGGCGTGCCGCTGGAAGACTTCGGTGATCTGGCAATACAAAACACTCGTCCGCCCGACCTGGACTGGACGTGCACGGTCTTTTCCGAATCTGCCATGGTCTATTATCAGCAGAACAATGTCCCCGCAGCCGACCTGGCTGCTGGGATCTGCCTTGCCAGTGTCAAGAATTATCTCAACAAAAACGTCGCCAGCCGAGATATAGGCGGCAAGATTGCATTCCAGGGCGCAGTGGCATTCAACAAGGGCATGGTCGCGGCGTATGAGACTGCTCTTGGTCGAAAGATAGTTGTCCCCCCGTATCCGCACATCACAGGTGCTGTGGGCGCAGCGCGGCTGGCGTATCTGGCAAACCCGGAGGTAAGCACTTTCAGGGGGTTCGACAAGATCGCTGAGACTGAGTATGAGATCACATCGTTTGAGTGCAAGTCGTGCGCCAACCGCTGCGACGTCAACACATTCAAGATAAAGGATGGCCCAAAGTACTTCTATAACGACCGCTGTGAAAAATATAGCGCCTTGCAAAAGAAGAACCTGGGTGAGCACCTGCCCGACCTGTTTGCTGAGCGCGAAAAGATGATGTTTGAGATAGGCAACAGCAGCGCCTCTGCGGGAGTCTCGCCCTCTCTTCCCCAACACCCGACACCCAACACCCAACACCTAAAAGTGGGTGTTCCGCGGGGGCTGATGTTCAGCGAACTCTTCCCGTTGTATAACGCATTTTTGAGTGAGTTGGGCTTTGAGGTGGTCGTCTCCGATCAGACAAACAAGCGAATAGTCGAAATGGGATTGGATGTCGCTATAGGCGAACCTTGTTTCCCGTTCAAGGTCGCGCATGGCCACTATATGGACCTGATCGAAAAGAACGTCGATGTGATTTTCGCGCCGCGCATAATTTCGACCGAGCAGCCGAACTCGAATATGCGGCAGGCTCAGACCTGCCCGTATCTGCAGGCTGCGCCGGACGTCATATCATCATGCGTGGGGGTGACTGAGCGCGGGATCAAACATGTTTCACCCGTGCTTCACTTCAAGCGCGGTCGCAAACATCTGGAAAAGGCATTTGTGCAGGCCGGAAAAGAACTGGGTAAGAGCGCAGGTGAATCCAAGGCAGCACTGGAAGTCGGACTAAAGGTTCTCAGCAAGTTCAGAAAATGGCAGGAAAAGCGTGGAGCCGAAGTGCTCGCGACTCTTGCCCCTGACCAGATGGCCTTTATTGTAGTAGGGCGTCCGTATACCCTATGGGACCCCGTCGTCAATATGGATATCGGCAAAAAGATTCAGGATATGGGAATCCTTGCGATACCGCAGGACTTTTTGCCGCTTGAAGCAGCCGATATCTCCGATCACTGGCCTAACGCCTACTCGCGCCAGATTCAAAAGAAGCTGATGGCCGCACGGCTGATTCGTGAGGATTCTCGCCTAAAGGCCGTGGTGCTGACATATTTTGCATGCGGGCCGGACTCATTCGGCAACCCCTTCTTTAAGGACGAGATAGGCGAGCCGTGCTATATGATGCAGATTGACGAGCACACCGCCGACGCAGGGGTCATCACCCGCATCGAAGCATTTGCCGATACGGCAAGTAAAGGCGCCGCGAAGAAGTCTGAGCAGATAAGAACCACCGATACGCCTATTGTAAACCTGCATGGGCGCAGGCTGTGGCTTCCATATGTCAACGAAGCCGCGCCTCTCCTTGCGTCGGCGCTCAGAGCCTATGGGGTGGACGCATACGCGCTTCCCAAATCTCCTGATCCGGCCTTGAACCTGGGCCGGAAGGCCATATCGGAAGACGTCTGCCTGCCGGCTCTCGTGACCACTGAAGATATCATCTATCGTCTGCAGCAGCCTGACTTTGATCCGGACAAAGAAGCATTCTTCCAGGGCAACTCCGAGGGGCCATGCAGGTTCGGGATGTACAGCATGCTTCAGCGCAGGATCCTTGACAAACTGGGCTTTGAGCAGGTTCCGATAGTCACCCTTGGCAGCAAGAGCGAAGACGGTGGGCTTGGAGTATCGTTCCTGGTGCTTGGCTGGGATATGGTCGTCTGCCATGACCTGCTCTTCAAGATGGTGCAGCGCACCCGGCCTTACGAGATCAACAAAGGTGAGACCGACAGGCTCTTTGAATACTATGTTCAGAAACTTATCGACATGGCGCCCGAATGCAGGAAGCGGATAGAGTCCAACAAACTCTCCGTCTTTTTCAACACGAAGCATCTGGACTTAATGCAGGAACTGCTGCATCGGGCGCAGGAGGATTTCGACAAGATCCCCAAACGCGCAGAGGACAGGCTGCTGGTAGGTGTGGTAGGCGAGTGGTTAGTGCGGCTGCATGAGCGCGCCAACCAGAGTATACTTCGCAAGCTTGAGGCCGAAGGCGCCGAAACATGGCTTGCCCCGATGAGCGAGTTTTTCTTCTACGCCATCTATATAGCAAAAGTCCTCTCGAACGACGTCATGAAGGATGTGGGAATCAGCTTGGACGGGATCAAAAACCGCAGCGGGTATTCGTTCTATTGCAAAATTGCCGCACGCGAGGAGCATGCGTTATACCATGCGACCCTGCCTTATCTGGACGGATACGACGATATCGGTCCTGAAGAGGTCGTCCGCAACGGCTCCGAATACGTTAACTACAATTTCGGTGGTGAAGCTATCTGCTCTATGGGCAAGAGCGAAGACTTCACCAAGCGCGGCGTGGCAGGCATAGTGAGTGTGATACCGTTCAACTGCATGCCCGGCAACACTGTAACAGCCCTGAGCCAGTCACTGCGCAGGCGTCACAATAACATACCGTTCCTGAACCTGGATTATGACGGGTTTGTCGACTCATCACGCGATGCGAAGATAGTCAACTTTATGTGGCAGGTAAAAGAGCGCTACCAGGGTCAAAAGCAGGCCCGCCGCGAAGCCGAGGAGGCTCTGGAGCTTTCGAGTGTTGAAGGCAGGAAAGGCGGAAGTGCGGAATAA
- a CDS encoding PIN domain-containing protein produces MSVFIDTSAILAIFDSADPRNKSASAIWTGLMNSDEEVITSNYVIVETTALLHSRFGIAIACQFSENMVPVLSVEWVDEQLHNTAVSVLNAASSNRSPSLVDCVSFEVIRRRKVDRVFAYDRHFRERGYELIGQQT; encoded by the coding sequence GTGAGCGTATTCATCGACACCTCCGCCATTCTTGCCATCTTCGACAGCGCTGATCCTCGAAACAAATCTGCCTCAGCCATATGGACTGGGTTGATGAACTCAGATGAGGAAGTGATTACGTCTAACTACGTAATCGTAGAAACCACGGCATTATTGCACAGCCGATTCGGTATTGCAATTGCATGCCAATTCTCAGAGAACATGGTCCCGGTGTTATCTGTCGAATGGGTGGATGAGCAGCTTCATAATACTGCTGTCTCAGTTCTTAACGCTGCATCATCTAACCGGTCACCTAGCCTAGTTGATTGTGTGAGCTTTGAGGTCATCAGGCGGCGCAAGGTTGATAGGGTGTTTGCATATGACAGGCATTTTAGGGAGAGGGGTTATGAACTGATTGGGCAGCAAACATGA
- a CDS encoding CopG family transcriptional regulator, protein MVRTQIQLTENQAEQAKRAAAQMGISMAEYIRHALDTSLKQQSALEARQRALHVIGCVKSEMGDLSVNHDRYLEEAYTQ, encoded by the coding sequence ATGGTTAGGACCCAAATTCAATTAACTGAAAATCAGGCGGAACAAGCAAAACGCGCTGCGGCTCAGATGGGAATATCAATGGCTGAGTATATTCGTCATGCCCTTGATACTTCATTGAAGCAGCAATCTGCACTTGAGGCAAGACAGCGAGCATTGCATGTGATAGGTTGCGTCAAATCAGAGATGGGTGATTTGTCGGTGAACCACGACCGTTATCTGGAGGAGGCCTATACGCAGTGA
- the eno gene encoding phosphopyruvate hydratase, translating into MFSASIEEIIAREILDSRGNPTVEVEVWLDDGTMGRAAVPSGASTGAHEALELRDGDKTRFLGKGVMDAVRNVNELIAPELINYPVTEQAAIDQTMLDLDGTPNKSKLGANAILGVSLACAKAAAESLGLPLYRYLGGVNAKNLPVPMMNILNGGKHADNTVDIQEFMVMPVGACCWVDALRMCAEVYHNLAKVLKSKGLSTAIGDEGGFAPNLKNSEETIEVILEAIEKAGYKPGEQFMIALDPAASEMYNDGVYNFEGEGIKRTSAEMVDYWESLVNKYPIISIEDGMAEDDWDGWVALTKRVGDKVQIVGDDLYVTNVERLKKGIELGASNSILIKVNQIGSLTETLDTIELAKKNNMTAVVSHRSGETEDTFIADLVVALNAGQIKTGAPARSERVAKYNQLIRIEEDLADVARYPGIKAFYNVKR; encoded by the coding sequence ATGTTTAGTGCATCCATTGAGGAAATCATAGCACGAGAAATACTCGACTCACGCGGCAATCCGACCGTGGAAGTCGAAGTCTGGCTTGACGACGGCACGATGGGCCGCGCGGCCGTGCCAAGCGGCGCATCCACCGGCGCTCACGAAGCTCTTGAGTTGAGAGATGGCGACAAGACCCGGTTTTTGGGCAAGGGCGTTATGGACGCCGTGCGCAATGTCAACGAACTGATCGCTCCTGAGCTTATCAACTATCCAGTTACCGAGCAGGCTGCAATCGACCAAACAATGCTCGATCTTGATGGAACCCCGAACAAGTCCAAACTAGGCGCAAATGCGATCTTGGGTGTAAGTCTTGCCTGCGCAAAGGCCGCTGCCGAATCGCTCGGCCTGCCTCTTTATCGCTATCTGGGCGGAGTCAATGCCAAGAATCTGCCGGTTCCTATGATGAACATTTTGAACGGCGGCAAGCATGCCGACAACACCGTGGATATTCAGGAGTTTATGGTCATGCCGGTCGGAGCATGCTGCTGGGTCGATGCTCTGAGAATGTGCGCCGAAGTATATCATAACCTTGCAAAAGTCCTTAAGAGTAAGGGCCTTTCGACTGCAATCGGCGATGAGGGCGGTTTTGCTCCCAACCTCAAGAACTCCGAGGAGACCATTGAAGTTATTCTCGAAGCCATCGAGAAGGCCGGTTACAAGCCGGGCGAGCAGTTTATGATTGCTCTGGACCCTGCCGCCAGCGAAATGTACAACGACGGAGTTTATAACTTCGAAGGCGAGGGCATCAAGCGCACCTCTGCCGAAATGGTCGACTACTGGGAATCGCTGGTCAACAAATATCCGATCATATCAATCGAAGACGGCATGGCCGAAGACGATTGGGACGGCTGGGTAGCTCTTACCAAGCGCGTTGGCGACAAGGTCCAGATAGTCGGCGACGACCTCTACGTGACCAACGTCGAGCGCCTAAAGAAGGGTATCGAACTGGGAGCTTCCAACTCGATCCTGATCAAAGTGAACCAGATCGGCTCACTTACCGAGACTCTCGACACTATCGAGCTGGCCAAGAAGAACAACATGACTGCTGTCGTGAGCCACAGATCGGGCGAGACTGAAGACACCTTCATCGCCGACCTGGTGGTTGCCCTGAACGCTGGTCAGATCAAGACAGGCGCACCCGCACGTAGCGAGCGCGTTGCCAAATACAACCAGCTTATCAGGATTGAAGAGGACCTTGCAGACGTCGCCCGGTATCCGGGGATCAAGGCGTTTTATAACGTGAAGAGGTAA